Proteins from a genomic interval of Panthera uncia isolate 11264 chromosome C1 unlocalized genomic scaffold, Puncia_PCG_1.0 HiC_scaffold_4, whole genome shotgun sequence:
- the ZFP69B gene encoding zinc finger protein 69 homolog B, whose product MLQQLLITLPMEASTWVKLRHPKKATEGASLWEDVTKMFEGEVLLSKDADETQGESFEDEVTSRPLTVESQELLTFKDISVDFTQEEWGQLAPAHRSLYREVMLENYGNLVSVGYQLSKPGVISQLEKGEEPWLIEREVSGGPRSDLESKAETKESAVKNDTSWEELHHGLMKEQSTRGSTLYSTLGRISKCDQLENHQENQGMGEGQIPLIHKVLTQERGRESNRFEKSINVSSKVIPGPEISPRKKDHKYGVSRKRSRYNLDLINHSRSYTRLKTFECNICEKIFKQLIHLTEHMRIHTGEKPFRCKECGKAFSQSSSLIPHQRIHTGEKPYECKECGKTFRHPSSLTQHVRIHTGEKPYECGVCEKAFSQSIGLIQHLRTHVREKPFTCKDCGKAFFQIRHLRQHEIIHTGVKPYICNVCNKTFSHSTYLTQHQRTHTGERPYKCKECGKAFSQRIHLSIHQRVHTGVKPYECSHCGKAFRHDSSFAKHQRIHTGEKPYDCNECGKAFSCSSSLIRHCKTHLRNTFSSDM is encoded by the exons ATGCTACAGCAGCTCCTGATCACCCTGCCCATGGAGGCCAGCACCTGGGTGAAGTTGCGCCATCCAAAGAAGGCCACCGAGGGGGCATCCCTGTGGGAGGACGTGACTAAGATGTTTGAAGGAGAAG ttTTGCTCTCTAAGGATGCTGATGAGACCCAGGGAGAAAGTTTCGAGGATGAAGTGACCTCTAGGCCACTGACAGTAGAATCCCAG GAACTGTTGACCTTCAAGGACATATCTGTGGACTTCACCCAGGAGGAGTGGGGACAACTGGCCCCTGCTCACCGGAGTCTATACCGGGAGGTGATGCTGGAGAACTATGGGAACCTGGTCTCAGTGG GATATCAGCTCTCCAAACCTGGTGTGATTTCCCAgttggagaaaggagaagagccaTGGCTGATCGAGAGAGAGGTTTCAGGAGGTCCACGTTCAG ACTTGGAGAGTAAAGCAGAAACCAAGGAGTCAGCCGTAAAGAATGATACTTCTTGGGAAGAATTACACCATGGCCTAATGAAGGAACAGTCCACAAGAGGAAGCACCTTATATTCCACATTGGGAAGAATCTCCAAATGTGATCAGTTAGAAAACCACCAGGAAAACCAAGGAATGGGTGAGGGGCAAATCCCCTTGATCCACAAAGTACTCACTCAGGAAAGAGGCCGAGAATCTAATAGATTTGAGAAAAGTATTAATGTGAGCTCAAAAGTTATTCCGGGACCAGAAATTTCTCCGAGAAAAAAAGACCATAAATATGGTGTATCTAGAAAGCGAAGTAGATACAATTTAGATTTGATTAATCATTCAAGGAGTTATACCAGATTGAAAACCTTTGAATGTAATATTTGCGAAAAAATCTTCAAACAGCTCATTCACCTTACAGAACACatgagaattcatactggagagaaacctttccgatgtaaagaatgtggaaaaGCTTTTAGCCAAAGTTCATCCCTTATTCCACATCAGAGAAtccatactggtgagaaaccctatgaatgtaaggaatgtggaaaaACCTTCAGACACCCATCATCTCTTACTCAACATGTTAGAATTCATACTGGGGAGAAGCCCTACGAATGTGGGGTATGTGAGAAAGCATTCAGCCAGAGCATTGGGCTGATCCAGCATCTGAGAACTCATGTTAGAGAGAAACCTTTTACATGCAAAGACTGTGGAAAAGCATTTTTCCAGATTAGACACCTTAGGCAACATGAGATTATTCATACTGGTGTGAAACCCTACATTTGTAATGTATGCAATAAAACCTTCAGCCATAGCACATACCTAACTCAACACCAGAGAACTCATACTGGGGAAAGACCAtataaatgtaaggaatgtgggaaagcctttagccAGAGAATTCATCTTTCTATTCATCAGAGAGTCCACACGGGAGTGAAGCCTTATGAATGCAGTCattgtgggaaagcctttagGCATGATTCATCCTTTGCtaaacatcagagaattcatactggagaaaaacctTATGATtgtaatgaatgtggaaaagccttcagcTGTAGTTCATCACTTATTAGACATTGCAAAACACATTTAAGAAATACCTTCAGCAGTGATATGTGA